One genomic segment of Panicum virgatum strain AP13 chromosome 2N, P.virgatum_v5, whole genome shotgun sequence includes these proteins:
- the LOC120661023 gene encoding BURP domain-containing protein 15-like isoform X2, translated as MACLLVLVVAAAVLTAPPGKLAQAARTTSPEAFWRAALPNAPMPESVRELLRPGMHAEVKPPSADSLKARDDDPPPMNFNYDDYRASSSMSPRDEADTAPAAKAVEHASSTAKAVEHAGGARNAATDDVGGDIARVPPQAAVFFLEDAVRVGGSLPFPRAAPHGEAAAADQQAAPLELRTVRAVRAVEGSSFVLCRGGAPGGSAAGGAVYGCRGVVGPARAYVVDVAAGERGDAVIASVVCHADDGASKSKLGHAAAALRLLDVKPGGVAVCYAVPDAQILLVKSNKDPSPA; from the exons ATGGCctgcctcctcgtcctcgtcgtcgccgccgcggttcTCACG GCTCCACCAGGGAAGCTGGCGCAAGCTGCCCGGACGACGTCGCCGGAGGCCTTCTGGCGCGCCGCCCTCCCCAACGCTCCCATGCCGGAGTCCGTCCGGGAGCTCCTGCGCCCTG GTATGCACGCAGAGGTCAAGCCTCCAAGCGCTGACAGCCTCAAAGCTCGCGACGACGACCCGCCTCCCATGAACTTCAACTACGACGACTACCGGGCCTCGTCCTCGATGTCGCCTCGGGACGAGGCCGACACCGCTCCCGCTGCCAAGGCGGTGGAACACGCCTCCTCCACTGCCAAGGCGGTggagcacgccggcggcgcccggaacgccgccacggacgacgtcggcggcgacatcgcccgcgtgccgccgcaggcggcggtgttcttcctggaggatgcggtgcgcgtcggcgggagcctgccgttcccgcgcgcggcgccccacggcgaggcggcggcggcggatcagcAGGCAGCCCCGCTGGAGCTGCGCACCGTCCGCGCCGTTCGCGCCGTCGAGGGGTCCAGCTTCGTGCTGTGCCGCGGCGGGGCGCCCGgcggctccgccgccggcggcgccgtgtACGGGTGCCGCGGGGTCGTCGGCCCGGCGAGGGCGTACGTGGTGGACGTTGCTGCCGGGGAGCGCGGGGACGCGGTGATCGCGAGTGTCGTGTGCCACGCCGACGACGGCGCGTCCAAGTCGAAGctggggcacgcggcggcggctctccgCCTGCTCGACGTGAagcccggcggcgtggcggtctGCTACGCCGTGCCCGACGCGCAGATACTCCTGGTTAAGAGCAACAAGGACCCGTCCCCGGCGTAA
- the LOC120661023 gene encoding BURP domain-containing protein 15-like isoform X1, with protein sequence MACLLVLVVAAAVLTAPPGKLAQAARTTSPEAFWRAALPNAPMPESVRELLRPGAGMHAEVKPPSADSLKARDDDPPPMNFNYDDYRASSSMSPRDEADTAPAAKAVEHASSTAKAVEHAGGARNAATDDVGGDIARVPPQAAVFFLEDAVRVGGSLPFPRAAPHGEAAAADQQAAPLELRTVRAVRAVEGSSFVLCRGGAPGGSAAGGAVYGCRGVVGPARAYVVDVAAGERGDAVIASVVCHADDGASKSKLGHAAAALRLLDVKPGGVAVCYAVPDAQILLVKSNKDPSPA encoded by the exons ATGGCctgcctcctcgtcctcgtcgtcgccgccgcggttcTCACG GCTCCACCAGGGAAGCTGGCGCAAGCTGCCCGGACGACGTCGCCGGAGGCCTTCTGGCGCGCCGCCCTCCCCAACGCTCCCATGCCGGAGTCCGTCCGGGAGCTCCTGCGCCCTGGTGCTG GTATGCACGCAGAGGTCAAGCCTCCAAGCGCTGACAGCCTCAAAGCTCGCGACGACGACCCGCCTCCCATGAACTTCAACTACGACGACTACCGGGCCTCGTCCTCGATGTCGCCTCGGGACGAGGCCGACACCGCTCCCGCTGCCAAGGCGGTGGAACACGCCTCCTCCACTGCCAAGGCGGTggagcacgccggcggcgcccggaacgccgccacggacgacgtcggcggcgacatcgcccgcgtgccgccgcaggcggcggtgttcttcctggaggatgcggtgcgcgtcggcgggagcctgccgttcccgcgcgcggcgccccacggcgaggcggcggcggcggatcagcAGGCAGCCCCGCTGGAGCTGCGCACCGTCCGCGCCGTTCGCGCCGTCGAGGGGTCCAGCTTCGTGCTGTGCCGCGGCGGGGCGCCCGgcggctccgccgccggcggcgccgtgtACGGGTGCCGCGGGGTCGTCGGCCCGGCGAGGGCGTACGTGGTGGACGTTGCTGCCGGGGAGCGCGGGGACGCGGTGATCGCGAGTGTCGTGTGCCACGCCGACGACGGCGCGTCCAAGTCGAAGctggggcacgcggcggcggctctccgCCTGCTCGACGTGAagcccggcggcgtggcggtctGCTACGCCGTGCCCGACGCGCAGATACTCCTGGTTAAGAGCAACAAGGACCCGTCCCCGGCGTAA